The region CCCCTGGCGCGCGAACGCCGGATAGGAGGCGGTAACCATCACCGCCGCCACGTTTTTCAGCTGCATATTGGTGCCCGCCGGGACGGTGATCCCGAGCTGGGAGAGCATATTGTTCAGGCTCTGGGTGGTAAACGGCGTCTGGGTCGTCTGGTCGCCGGTGCCGTCAAGGCCCACCACCAGGCCGTAGCCTATCAGGGAGTTTTCACGTACGCCCTGTACGGTGGTTAAGTCACGAATGCGGTCAGCTTGCGCGAACGTCGCGACGAGCAGCAGCAGGAGTCCTGGGAGCGATTTAAACATTTTTCACCTCTGTTACATCGGCGATAAATTAAGGAAGAAACGCTGTAGCCATCCCATGTTCTGCGCTTCGTTGATATAGCCGTTGCCGACATATTCGATTCGGGCATCCGCCACCTGCGTGGACGGTACCGTGTTGCTGCCGCTAATGGTGCGAGGGTTAACCACGCCCGAGAAGCGGATAAATTCTGTGCCCTGGTTGATGGCAATCTGTTTTTCGCCCACCACGTGCAGGTTGCCATTGGCAAGAACCTGATCGACGGTCACGGTCAGTGTGCCGCTGAAGGTGTTGCTGGCGTTGGCGCCGCCTTTACCATTAAAGGTATTGCCGCCGGACGCGCTGATATCGGCGCGCGCATTGCCGAAGAGGCCCTGCAGGTAGCGTGGAACGGTGTCGAGACCGAAATTGGTCTTGCCGTCGCGGCTGGCGTTTGCAGACGAGCTCTTGCTCGCGCTGACGTTTTCTTGCAGCTCAATCGTGAGCGTGTCGCCGACGTTACGCGGACGACGGTCTTCGAAC is a window of Cronobacter muytjensii ATCC 51329 DNA encoding:
- the flgH gene encoding flagellar basal body L-ring protein FlgH, producing the protein MQKTGAQLCPLAIALALTLSGCAWVPSTPLVQGATTAQPAPAPAPVVNGSIFQSVQQINYGYQPLFEDRRPRNVGDTLTIELQENVSASKSSSANASRDGKTNFGLDTVPRYLQGLFGNARADISASGGNTFNGKGGANASNTFSGTLTVTVDQVLANGNLHVVGEKQIAINQGTEFIRFSGVVNPRTISGSNTVPSTQVADARIEYVGNGYINEAQNMGWLQRFFLNLSPM